The following are encoded in a window of Phaseolus vulgaris cultivar G19833 chromosome 3, P. vulgaris v2.0, whole genome shotgun sequence genomic DNA:
- the LOC137806236 gene encoding transcription factor bHLH30-like produces MKKELDDQGQSSSQPINNNNNNIQTYQEHLLFQEQMQQQQQQQNTDIFGGSRGLMFPEITMQPWSMPPVHSFNPGPVHYNNNTNPVRDHHDQAFIVPPTPSPYSSFFSRRVPSLQFAYPSSDHHHLRIISDTLGPMVQPGSAAPFGLQAELGKMTAQEIMEAKALAASKSHSEAERRRRERINNHLAKLRSLLPNTTKTDKASLLAEVIQHVKELKRQTSHIAETSAVPTEADELTVDAANEDGKFVIKASMCCEDRSDLLPDLIKTLKALKLRTLKAEITSVGGRVKNVLVIAGDEGTPNTNEEQSMQQQQQQRQYCITSIQETLKAVMEKTAAGDESASANVKRQRTNNINFLEQRSL; encoded by the exons ATGAAAAAGGAATTAGATGATCAAGGACAGAGTTCTTCTCAACCAATcaacaacaataacaacaacATTCAAACCTACCAAGAGCACCTTCTTTTTCAAGAACAGatgcagcagcagcagcagcaacaaAACACTGACATCTTCGGGGGTTCAAGAGGGTTAATGTTCCCTGAAATTACTATGCAACCATGGTCCATGCCTCCGGTTCACTCGTTCAACCCGGGTCCGGTTCACTACAACAACAACACCAACCCGGTCCGAGACCATCATGACCAAGCCTTCATAGTTCCTCCCACACCTTCACCCTATTCAAGCTTCTTCAGCAGAAGGGTCCCTTCTCTTCAATTTGCATACCCTTCTTCTGATCACCACCATCTAAGGATCATTTCTGACACCCTTGGACCCATGGTTCAACCCGGTTCAGCAGCACCCTTTGGACTCCAAGCCGAGCTAGGAAAAATGACTGCTCAAGAAATCATGGAGGCCAAGGCTCTTGCTGCATCAAAGAGTCACAGTGAAGCAGAAAGAAGACGTAGAGAGAGAATCAACAACCATCTTGCCAAGCTTCGTAGTTTACTTCCCAACACTACCAAa ACAGATAAAGCTTCGCTGCTAGCGGAAGTGATTCAGCACGTGAAGGAGCTGAAGCGCCAAACCTCCCACATAGCGGAAACCAGTGCAGTGCCAACCGAGGCAGACGAGTTGACAGTAGATGCAGCTAACGAGGATGGAAAGTTTGTGATCAAAGCCTCAATGTGCTGTGAAGATAGGTCAGATCTCTTACCAGACCTCATCAAAACGTTGAAGGCCTTGAAGCTCAGAACCCTCAAGGCTGAGATAACCTCGGTTGGTGGGCGTGTGAAGAACGTGTTAGTCATTGCTGGAGACGAAGGAACTCCAAACACCAATGAAGAACAAAGCATGCAGCAACAGCAGCAGCAACGACAATATTGTATTACCTCAATACAAGAAACACTCAAGGCAGTGATGGAGAAGACTGCTGCTGGTGATGAATCAGCTTCTGCGAATGTTAAGCGCCAAAGGACTAACAACATCAATTTCCTTGAACAAAGATCTTTATAA